A genomic region of Gemmatimonadota bacterium contains the following coding sequences:
- the thrC gene encoding threonine synthase gives MSTFTTTRGGGSASLRDALFRGLAPDGGLFVPDPLPSLGSGEITPPPAGDFVESAVWSAERLLAGHIDAATVRRVTRAALSFPVPLVEVEADIHVLELHHGPSHAFKDVGARFMANLMSELDDSDATSARRTVLVATSGDTGAAVASAFHGLERYRVVTLFPREGISKRQRRQMSTLGGNVSAVAVAGTFDDCQRLAKQAFSQPRIRERHRLTSANSINVGRLLPQSFYYLHAWILLAGAPARFVVPSGNLGSLCAGLIASLAGMPSLGFLAASNANDVFPRYLTTGSFQPRASLPTISNAMDVGAPSNLERIQWLFRDDPGALRRIVSGTSIGDAETADCIADVYRRTGYVLDPHSAVAYRAQERHHGVGDGPTVVLATAHPAKFPDVVEKAVGRAVELPEGLAAIMDAEEHFALIEPTLEALEAFLDDG, from the coding sequence ATGTCAACCTTCACAACGACCCGGGGTGGCGGCTCCGCCTCGCTACGCGATGCCCTTTTTCGGGGTCTTGCTCCCGATGGCGGCCTGTTCGTTCCCGACCCCCTTCCCTCGCTCGGTTCCGGTGAGATTACGCCGCCCCCTGCGGGCGATTTCGTCGAGTCGGCGGTGTGGAGTGCCGAACGACTTCTGGCCGGTCACATCGACGCAGCTACCGTGCGACGAGTAACCAGGGCTGCGCTCTCGTTCCCTGTGCCGCTCGTGGAGGTGGAAGCGGACATTCATGTGCTGGAGCTCCACCACGGTCCTTCGCACGCGTTCAAGGACGTTGGTGCCCGCTTCATGGCCAACTTGATGAGCGAGCTCGACGACTCCGACGCGACGAGCGCTCGAAGAACCGTGCTCGTTGCCACCTCAGGTGACACGGGCGCAGCTGTCGCGAGCGCGTTCCACGGGCTGGAGCGGTATCGGGTCGTGACCCTCTTTCCCCGCGAGGGAATCAGCAAGCGACAGCGCCGGCAAATGAGCACGCTCGGAGGAAACGTGAGCGCGGTCGCGGTAGCGGGAACGTTCGACGACTGTCAGCGACTGGCGAAGCAGGCGTTCAGCCAGCCTCGCATCCGGGAGCGACACCGTCTCACGTCCGCCAACTCCATCAACGTGGGACGTTTGCTACCGCAGAGTTTCTACTACTTGCACGCCTGGATACTGCTTGCCGGAGCTCCCGCCCGTTTCGTGGTGCCGTCGGGAAACCTCGGCAGCCTGTGCGCCGGACTCATCGCGAGCCTTGCCGGAATGCCCTCCCTCGGCTTTCTCGCCGCCTCGAACGCCAATGACGTATTCCCCCGATACCTGACCACCGGATCGTTCCAGCCACGCGCCTCCCTTCCCACTATTTCGAATGCCATGGACGTGGGAGCGCCGAGCAACTTGGAGAGGATCCAGTGGCTGTTTCGCGACGACCCGGGTGCCTTGCGGCGCATCGTGAGTGGTACCTCGATCGGCGATGCGGAAACCGCCGACTGCATAGCCGACGTATACCGCCGTACCGGCTACGTGCTCGATCCACACTCCGCGGTGGCGTATCGCGCGCAGGAGCGGCACCATGGCGTCGGTGACGGCCCGACCGTCGTGCTCGCCACTGCCCACCCGGCGAAGTTTCCGGATGTCGTGGAGAAAGCCGTCGGACGCGCGGTCGAGTTGCCCGAGGGACTGGCTGCGATCATGGACGCCGAGGAACACTTTGCCCTTATCGAACCGACGCTCGAGGCCCTGGAGGCCTTCCTTGACGACGGGTAA
- a CDS encoding SprT-like domain-containing protein: MHVAYRRSPPELLDAFAVIASEGGVSTPKARDAGRRVHDWPELQRAVEEARSEHESRLCASGRAEGGTTHCCATADQRRYFRSIYRYFNHTRFSGILPADVPVRLSSRMKSALGHMLPGGGEGARYVVEIALNVDLMLEGNGAERVDTLLHEMAHAADYLVNGHRDHGRTWREWASRVGCTPETLHDRPLHRRVRRRDAVDRVPPLPPALQRRSD, from the coding sequence GTGCATGTCGCATATCGCCGTTCCCCGCCCGAGCTGCTCGATGCGTTTGCGGTGATCGCGTCGGAGGGCGGTGTCAGCACACCGAAGGCCAGGGACGCAGGGCGAAGGGTTCATGACTGGCCGGAGCTTCAGCGTGCGGTCGAAGAGGCGCGTTCCGAGCACGAGTCTCGCCTGTGCGCATCAGGACGCGCTGAAGGGGGCACTACACACTGCTGTGCGACTGCCGACCAGCGACGCTATTTCCGGTCCATCTATCGCTATTTCAACCACACGCGCTTCAGTGGAATTCTGCCGGCCGACGTCCCGGTACGCTTGAGCAGTCGAATGAAGTCGGCGCTCGGCCATATGTTGCCGGGCGGGGGAGAGGGTGCACGCTATGTGGTCGAGATCGCGTTGAACGTCGACCTGATGCTCGAAGGGAACGGGGCGGAACGCGTCGACACCCTCCTCCACGAGATGGCGCACGCCGCAGACTACCTGGTGAACGGGCATCGCGACCACGGGCGGACGTGGCGGGAGTGGGCGTCACGAGTAGGGTGCACGCCCGAGACCCTCCACGACCGTCCTCTGCATCGACGAGTCAGGCGCCGCGATGCCGTCGATCGAGTTCCCCCGCTCCCGCCCGCGCTTCAGCGCCGGTCGGACTGA
- a CDS encoding prohibitin family protein, which yields MNVIIPSIFLIVLGAVIFVVGPKAAKPGTEGYTKLAGLGAMVGGLLLMLSSGVTVIGVGEVGVKHFLGKINMTPLEQGVHLINPLASVEKMSVREQAHPPDGGVERIEAQTSEQLNISLEISIIFKIDGANAPNLFATIGSENQIKRSIVLNAVRNGVRDALATRSINEIFSPDRREIANDMKREIQTKAGDRIEVVDVFVRDVQAPATVRQAIEDKLAREQQVAAEAFQTEIIRERAQQEVEAAKGIAEAQLIITAGLTPAYLTYHYIEQLAHLPPGSVVYVPTEGGIPLMRNLGGGGN from the coding sequence ATGAACGTCATCATCCCCTCCATATTCCTGATCGTGCTGGGTGCGGTCATCTTCGTGGTCGGCCCCAAGGCCGCCAAACCCGGCACGGAGGGCTACACCAAGTTGGCGGGGCTCGGCGCAATGGTCGGCGGCCTCCTCCTGATGCTGAGCAGTGGTGTTACGGTCATCGGGGTGGGTGAAGTCGGTGTGAAGCACTTCCTCGGCAAGATCAACATGACGCCCCTCGAGCAGGGCGTGCACCTCATCAATCCGCTCGCGAGCGTCGAGAAGATGTCGGTGCGTGAGCAGGCGCATCCACCGGACGGAGGCGTGGAGCGCATCGAAGCCCAGACCAGCGAACAGCTCAACATCTCGCTCGAAATCTCGATCATCTTCAAGATCGATGGAGCCAACGCGCCCAATCTCTTCGCGACCATCGGAAGCGAGAACCAGATCAAGAGAAGCATCGTGCTGAATGCGGTCCGCAACGGCGTGCGGGACGCTTTGGCAACCAGGTCGATCAACGAGATTTTCTCGCCGGATCGTCGCGAGATCGCCAACGATATGAAGCGCGAGATCCAGACCAAAGCAGGGGATCGCATCGAGGTGGTAGACGTGTTCGTGCGCGACGTGCAGGCGCCGGCGACGGTCCGCCAGGCGATCGAAGACAAGCTCGCACGCGAACAGCAGGTCGCCGCGGAGGCGTTCCAGACCGAAATCATCCGTGAGCGAGCGCAGCAGGAGGTCGAAGCGGCCAAGGGCATCGCCGAAGCACAGCTGATCATCACGGCGGGTCTTACGCCCGCGTACCTGACGTACCACTACATCGAGCAGCTCGCGCACCTGCCCCCTGGCTCGGTCGTGTACGTGCCGACCGAAGGTGGTATTCCGCTCATGCGGAATTTGGGCGGCGGCGGAAACTAG
- a CDS encoding leucine--tRNA ligase encodes MSNEERDGYNPSAVEEKWQRLWDERGTNSYTLEEIESAEDTFYNLMMFPYPSAEGLHVGNIYAFTGADVHGRYQRLQGKSVFEPMGFDAFGIHSENFALKIGTHPMDLIPSNVKNFKRQLRRLGGMFDWDHSLDTTDPAYYKWTQWIFVQLFKAGLAERKEAPVNWCPSCMTVLANEQVIAGACERCATPVEQRRIAQWFFKITKYAQRLLDNLAHIDWSETTRKAQGNWIGRSEGAQLLFPFLDENGEETGTTIEVYTTRPDTVFGATYMVLSPEHPLVDEVTDDGHQPPVFAYRDEATRTDLIARQKIDKAKTGVFTGGHCRNPATGEAMPIWIADYVLMEYGTGAIMAVPGHDERDFAFATQFDLPIVRVVASPDDGADTPLESAYVGPGTLVNSAHFDGIDVSESVAAVTDWARENGWGDARVNYRLHDWCISRQRYWGPPIPIIHCDACGPVAVPDEDLPVILPRVEDFKPDDSGISPLARVADWYQTTCPECGEAARRETDVSDTFLDSSWYFLRYPSTDFDDKPFDAEITRRWLPVDMYIGGNEHAVLHLMYSRFITMALKDLGHLDFEEPYDVFRAHGLIIAEGAKMSKSKGNVVIPDPIIEEFGADAFRTYLMFLGPYEEGGDYQPQGIQGPFGFLHRLWDTATTAEDGEADVDVERKVHQTIKQVTEQMPALSFNTAIAALMECLNAIRAGGRSAKRPEIEPLVPMIAPFAPHLAEELWQRFGNEGSIFDGKNWPAHDEAKTVETLVEIAVQVNGKLRGQVTVARDAPEDEVVAAARSDDNVARHLQDGEERRVIYVKDRLVNFVVG; translated from the coding sequence ATGTCCAACGAAGAACGCGACGGCTATAACCCGTCCGCCGTAGAGGAGAAGTGGCAGCGCCTGTGGGACGAGCGCGGCACGAACTCCTACACCCTGGAAGAGATCGAGTCCGCGGAGGACACGTTCTACAACCTCATGATGTTCCCTTACCCCTCCGCTGAGGGGCTGCACGTTGGCAACATCTACGCCTTCACGGGCGCGGACGTGCACGGTCGGTACCAACGGCTCCAGGGGAAGTCTGTCTTCGAGCCGATGGGCTTCGACGCGTTCGGCATCCACTCCGAGAACTTCGCGCTGAAGATCGGCACGCACCCGATGGATCTGATCCCGTCGAATGTGAAGAACTTCAAGCGTCAGCTGCGCCGTCTCGGCGGCATGTTCGACTGGGACCATTCCCTCGATACCACCGACCCCGCCTACTACAAGTGGACGCAGTGGATCTTCGTGCAACTGTTCAAGGCGGGCCTGGCCGAGCGTAAGGAAGCTCCAGTCAACTGGTGCCCGTCGTGCATGACTGTGCTCGCGAACGAGCAGGTCATTGCGGGCGCGTGTGAACGCTGCGCCACCCCAGTGGAGCAGCGCCGGATCGCACAGTGGTTCTTCAAGATCACGAAGTACGCCCAGCGGCTGCTGGACAACCTGGCCCACATCGACTGGTCGGAGACGACCCGGAAGGCGCAGGGGAACTGGATCGGCCGCAGCGAGGGCGCCCAGCTGCTCTTCCCGTTTCTCGACGAGAACGGAGAAGAGACCGGAACGACGATCGAGGTCTACACCACGCGCCCCGACACGGTGTTCGGTGCCACGTACATGGTGCTGTCTCCTGAGCACCCTCTGGTCGACGAGGTCACGGATGACGGCCACCAGCCACCGGTCTTCGCCTACCGTGATGAGGCCACCCGGACGGACCTGATCGCCCGCCAGAAGATCGACAAGGCCAAGACCGGCGTCTTCACCGGCGGCCATTGCCGGAACCCCGCGACTGGCGAGGCGATGCCCATCTGGATCGCGGACTACGTGCTTATGGAGTACGGGACCGGTGCGATCATGGCCGTGCCCGGCCACGACGAGCGCGACTTCGCGTTCGCGACTCAGTTCGACCTGCCGATCGTGCGCGTCGTGGCGTCGCCGGACGACGGCGCCGATACGCCGCTCGAGAGCGCATACGTCGGGCCCGGGACCCTGGTGAACTCCGCTCACTTCGACGGCATCGACGTCTCGGAGTCGGTGGCAGCGGTCACCGACTGGGCCCGCGAGAACGGCTGGGGCGACGCGCGCGTGAACTACCGGCTCCACGACTGGTGCATCTCGAGACAGCGCTACTGGGGCCCTCCGATCCCGATCATCCACTGCGACGCCTGCGGACCCGTGGCCGTGCCCGACGAGGACCTGCCGGTCATCCTGCCGCGCGTCGAGGATTTCAAGCCGGACGATTCGGGCATCAGTCCGCTGGCCCGCGTCGCGGATTGGTATCAGACCACGTGTCCGGAGTGCGGTGAGGCCGCACGTCGCGAGACCGACGTCAGCGACACGTTCCTCGACTCGAGCTGGTACTTCCTGCGCTATCCTTCCACCGATTTCGACGACAAGCCGTTCGACGCAGAGATCACCAGGCGATGGCTGCCGGTCGACATGTACATCGGTGGCAACGAGCACGCGGTGCTGCACCTGATGTACTCTCGCTTCATCACGATGGCGCTGAAGGACCTGGGCCACCTGGACTTCGAGGAGCCGTACGACGTCTTCCGCGCGCACGGGCTGATCATCGCCGAGGGCGCGAAGATGTCGAAGAGCAAGGGCAACGTGGTCATCCCCGACCCGATCATCGAGGAGTTCGGGGCCGACGCCTTCCGTACGTATCTGATGTTCTTGGGCCCGTACGAGGAAGGCGGGGACTACCAGCCCCAGGGAATCCAGGGGCCTTTTGGCTTTCTGCACCGGTTGTGGGACACCGCGACGACCGCCGAAGACGGTGAGGCCGACGTGGACGTCGAGCGGAAGGTGCACCAAACGATCAAGCAGGTAACGGAGCAGATGCCTGCCCTGAGTTTCAACACTGCGATCGCCGCGCTCATGGAATGTCTGAATGCGATCCGAGCAGGCGGCCGGAGCGCCAAGCGCCCGGAGATCGAGCCGCTCGTGCCCATGATCGCGCCGTTCGCGCCGCACCTCGCCGAGGAGCTGTGGCAACGCTTCGGGAATGAGGGCAGCATCTTCGACGGCAAAAACTGGCCGGCGCATGATGAGGCCAAGACGGTAGAGACCCTCGTCGAGATCGCCGTTCAAGTGAACGGCAAGCTGCGCGGCCAAGTAACCGTCGCGAGGGACGCGCCTGAAGACGAGGTGGTCGCGGCTGCGCGCTCAGACGACAACGTCGCACGCCATCTGCAGGACGGGGAGGAACGCCGAGTGATCTACGTGAAGGACCGTCTCGTGAACTTCGTCGTCGGATGA
- a CDS encoding ABC transporter ATP-binding protein, translating to MSEPKKKKISRASLKSAFKEFIWPRRKLISFGLFLILLNRISGLVLPWSMRPLIDDVLANGDRTMLGVLLGGVMVAVIIQSATSYALTMLMSVEAQHLIATLRADVQKHVLQLPVRVFDNTKSGELVSRIMDDVEGVRNLVGTGLVQLVGGPVTAIVAIVFLVSMSPVMTLLALGPLAAFAFVSTKAFQTLRPAFRERGAIRAEVTGRLTEALGGIRVIKGFHAVDKEGEIFHAGVMRIFENVKTTLKTSSLVTSLGAFFMGLAGVMVMGYGGHLILLGQLTEGEFFSFTLFLGFLIAPVVQMANIGTQMTEAFAGLDRTAELLSWPREDDDPRRTIEMPPINGHVEFEDVSFRYDEDKPVLKNVSFKATPGTVIALVGSSGSGKSTLAGLAATFLEPDEGRVLVDGIDLREVKLSTYRDQLGLVLQDDFLFDGTIRENLLFARADASEHDVREAADQAYVSEFTDRFPDGLDTIIGERGVKLSGGQRQRVTIARALLANPNILLLDEATSSLDTESEALIQKSLNQLLRGRTTVVIAHRLSTIQRADLILVIEDGEIVERGKHDELLAREGRYHQLYTVQARI from the coding sequence ATGTCCGAGCCCAAAAAGAAAAAAATCTCACGCGCGAGTCTCAAGAGCGCGTTCAAAGAGTTCATCTGGCCCCGCAGGAAACTCATCTCCTTCGGGCTCTTCTTGATCCTGCTCAATCGCATCAGCGGGCTCGTCCTGCCTTGGTCGATGCGGCCCCTGATCGACGACGTGCTCGCCAATGGCGATCGGACCATGCTGGGGGTGTTGCTCGGGGGGGTGATGGTGGCGGTGATCATCCAATCTGCCACGTCCTACGCGCTGACGATGCTGATGAGCGTCGAGGCGCAGCACCTCATCGCGACCTTGCGAGCGGACGTGCAGAAGCACGTGCTCCAGCTCCCGGTGCGCGTGTTCGACAATACGAAGTCGGGTGAGCTGGTGTCTCGCATCATGGACGACGTCGAGGGCGTGCGGAACCTCGTAGGCACTGGGCTCGTGCAACTCGTCGGCGGGCCCGTGACCGCGATCGTCGCGATCGTCTTCCTGGTCAGCATGAGCCCCGTGATGACGCTGCTCGCCCTCGGTCCCCTGGCTGCCTTCGCGTTCGTCTCGACCAAGGCGTTCCAAACGCTACGCCCCGCGTTCCGCGAGCGGGGGGCGATCCGGGCGGAGGTCACGGGCCGGCTCACGGAGGCGCTCGGTGGCATCCGCGTCATCAAGGGCTTTCATGCGGTCGACAAGGAAGGCGAGATCTTCCACGCCGGCGTCATGCGCATCTTCGAGAACGTGAAGACGACGCTCAAGACGTCGAGCCTGGTGACCAGCCTGGGGGCGTTCTTCATGGGCCTCGCGGGCGTGATGGTCATGGGGTACGGCGGCCATTTGATCCTTCTAGGCCAGCTCACCGAGGGGGAGTTCTTCTCCTTCACGCTCTTCCTCGGCTTCCTCATCGCACCGGTCGTCCAGATGGCGAACATCGGGACCCAGATGACCGAGGCGTTCGCGGGACTCGACCGAACCGCCGAGCTGCTCTCCTGGCCCCGAGAGGACGACGACCCGAGACGCACGATCGAGATGCCGCCGATCAACGGCCATGTCGAGTTCGAGGACGTGAGCTTCCGCTACGACGAAGACAAGCCGGTCCTCAAGAACGTCTCGTTCAAGGCGACACCCGGAACCGTGATCGCGCTCGTCGGCAGCTCGGGCTCGGGCAAGTCGACGCTCGCGGGACTCGCTGCCACGTTCCTGGAGCCCGACGAGGGTAGGGTGCTCGTCGACGGCATCGATCTCCGGGAGGTGAAGCTCTCGACCTACCGGGACCAGCTCGGCCTCGTGCTCCAGGACGACTTCCTGTTCGATGGCACCATCCGCGAGAACCTCCTCTTTGCGCGCGCGGACGCGAGCGAGCACGATGTTCGAGAAGCCGCCGATCAGGCGTACGTGTCGGAATTCACGGATCGCTTCCCCGACGGTCTCGATACGATCATCGGCGAGCGCGGAGTCAAGCTGTCCGGTGGACAGCGACAGCGCGTGACGATCGCACGTGCGTTGCTCGCGAACCCGAATATCCTGCTGCTCGACGAGGCGACATCGAGCCTGGATACCGAGAGCGAGGCGCTCATCCAGAAGAGCCTCAACCAGCTCCTTCGCGGCCGCACCACCGTCGTGATCGCGCACCGCCTCTCCACGATTCAGCGCGCCGACCTGATTCTGGTCATCGAGGATGGCGAGATCGTCGAGCGTGGCAAGCACGATGAACTGCTCGCGCGCGAGGGTAGGTACCACCAGCTCTATACGGTGCAGGCACGCATCTGA
- a CDS encoding aminopeptidase, translating to MTTETPDDASSSPERKHRRRGLLRAGLAIAVLALVASCSACSPIYVIKAGIAEMHILRARRDIPEVLNDQTVDPVTRGKLSFVFEARRFAADELGIDVGDAYTMFTQLERDTLALVVSAAHKDRLVPKTWWFPIVGRMPYKGFFSLEDAQKQQADLEAEGYDTYLRPTAAFSTLGWFNDPILSTMLRADDVEVVETVLHELSHRHLFVSGHVGFNESFATFVGRAGAAQFFCTRDGGGPDTLKCLRAQARWRDYQRFSVFIDEMMEELNAIYDDTGLIYDQKVSRRGGVFERSLARFDADVAPTFESVTFSGFRNTPLNNATLLARVRYYHRLPDFAALLDARGGDLAAVLEELKSSAGTVEDPFEMLPGGG from the coding sequence ATGACGACCGAGACCCCCGACGACGCTTCTTCTTCGCCCGAAAGGAAACACCGCCGCCGGGGGCTCCTCCGTGCGGGCCTGGCCATCGCTGTGCTCGCGCTCGTCGCGAGTTGTTCGGCGTGCTCCCCGATCTATGTGATCAAGGCGGGCATAGCGGAGATGCACATCCTGCGTGCCCGGCGAGACATCCCGGAGGTGCTGAACGATCAGACCGTCGATCCGGTCACGAGGGGAAAGCTCTCCTTCGTGTTCGAGGCCCGGCGCTTCGCGGCGGACGAGCTCGGTATAGACGTCGGTGACGCGTACACGATGTTCACCCAGCTCGAACGGGATACCCTCGCGCTGGTGGTCTCGGCCGCGCATAAGGACCGACTCGTTCCCAAGACGTGGTGGTTCCCCATCGTGGGCCGCATGCCGTACAAGGGCTTCTTCTCACTCGAGGACGCGCAGAAGCAACAGGCGGATCTCGAAGCCGAAGGCTACGACACGTACCTTCGCCCCACCGCAGCCTTCAGCACGCTCGGGTGGTTCAACGACCCGATTCTCTCGACCATGCTCCGCGCCGATGACGTTGAAGTGGTGGAGACCGTCCTGCACGAACTCTCCCATCGGCATCTTTTCGTCTCGGGGCACGTCGGCTTCAACGAGAGCTTCGCGACCTTCGTGGGGCGAGCGGGGGCAGCTCAGTTCTTCTGCACGCGCGACGGGGGCGGGCCCGACACGCTGAAATGTCTGCGTGCTCAGGCTCGTTGGCGGGACTATCAGCGCTTCAGCGTCTTCATCGATGAGATGATGGAAGAGCTGAACGCGATCTACGACGACACCGGGCTCATCTACGACCAGAAGGTCTCACGACGAGGCGGGGTATTCGAGCGATCGCTCGCGCGCTTCGATGCCGATGTGGCACCGACCTTCGAGTCGGTCACGTTCAGCGGTTTCCGCAACACGCCGCTCAACAACGCCACGCTGCTCGCGCGCGTGCGCTACTACCACAGGCTGCCCGACTTCGCGGCACTACTGGATGCTCGAGGCGGTGATCTTGCGGCGGTCCTGGAGGAGCTGAAGAGCAGCGCCGGCACGGTCGAGGATCCGTTCGAGATGTTGCCCGGCGGCGGCTGA
- the tkt gene encoding transketolase, translated as MNDVERLAIDAIRVLSMDAVQQANSGHPGTPMALAPVGYVLFHRHLRHNPKDPHWLDRDRFVLSVGHASMLIYSLLHLSGYDLSEEDIRNFRQWGSPTAGHPEHGHVPGVETTTGPLGQGIANSVGMALAERWLADRFNRTGHQIVDHFTYALCSDGDLMEGISHEAAAIAGHQRLGKLIWIFDDNQITIEGATDLSTSTDQAKRFEGYGWHTLHVHDGNDLEAIDLAIREAKRETKRPSLIVLRTVIAYGSPGKSGTAAAHGAPLGADEIEATKKNLGYPSLEPFHVDESARRHWSDCVSKGQRLQDTWQARFSVYEAEMPEIAAEFSNMMAGHLPEGWDQAVPDLSHVESGDATRGWSGKVLQGLAAGIPNLVGGSADLGGSNKTDIVGADSLLPHTPSGRVMHYGVREHAMGSIMNGLILHGGIRPYAGTFLIFSDYMRPAIRLASLMGQPVVYVFSHDSIGLGEDGPTHQPVEQLAALRAIPNLADLRPGDAAETEIAWRVAIQRSDGPSFLALSRQKVAVLDRSGPHASADGLRRGGYVLTEASADPPEAILIASGSELGLAVEARKRLEAEGVPTRVVSMPSWFLFGQQDQSYRDEVLPSSVSNRISVEAGSTFGWERWVGSAGRSIGLDHFGASAPADVLFEKFGFTVDKVVAAAKGIT; from the coding sequence ATGAACGATGTCGAGCGATTGGCCATCGACGCGATCCGCGTTCTTTCCATGGACGCGGTTCAGCAAGCCAACTCCGGTCACCCGGGCACGCCGATGGCGCTCGCACCGGTCGGGTACGTCCTCTTCCATCGGCACCTTCGGCACAATCCGAAGGACCCGCATTGGCTCGACCGAGACCGCTTCGTGCTCTCCGTCGGCCACGCGTCGATGCTCATCTACTCGCTGCTCCACCTGAGCGGATACGACCTCTCGGAGGAGGACATCCGCAACTTCCGCCAATGGGGGTCGCCGACCGCTGGGCATCCCGAGCATGGACATGTACCGGGGGTCGAGACGACGACCGGGCCGCTGGGACAGGGGATCGCGAACTCGGTCGGCATGGCCTTGGCGGAACGGTGGCTGGCGGACCGGTTCAACCGGACAGGGCACCAGATCGTCGACCACTTCACGTACGCGCTCTGCTCAGACGGCGACCTGATGGAGGGCATCTCGCACGAGGCCGCCGCGATCGCGGGGCACCAAAGGCTCGGCAAGTTGATCTGGATCTTCGACGACAACCAGATCACGATCGAAGGTGCCACGGATCTCTCGACGTCGACCGACCAGGCGAAGCGATTCGAAGGATACGGATGGCACACCCTTCACGTGCACGACGGCAACGATCTCGAGGCGATCGACCTTGCCATAAGGGAAGCGAAGCGGGAGACCAAGCGCCCGAGCCTGATCGTGCTCCGCACCGTCATTGCATACGGGAGCCCCGGCAAATCGGGAACGGCGGCGGCGCACGGTGCCCCCCTTGGGGCCGACGAGATCGAAGCCACCAAGAAGAACCTCGGCTATCCTTCACTCGAGCCGTTCCACGTCGATGAGAGTGCCCGCAGGCATTGGTCGGACTGCGTGAGCAAGGGCCAGCGCCTTCAGGATACCTGGCAGGCACGCTTCTCCGTGTATGAGGCCGAGATGCCCGAAATCGCGGCCGAGTTTTCCAACATGATGGCGGGGCACCTGCCCGAGGGATGGGACCAGGCCGTGCCGGACCTCTCGCACGTCGAATCGGGCGACGCCACCCGCGGTTGGTCTGGTAAGGTTCTGCAGGGCCTCGCGGCGGGCATCCCCAACCTCGTGGGCGGATCCGCCGACCTGGGGGGCTCGAACAAGACCGACATCGTCGGCGCGGACAGCCTATTGCCCCACACTCCGTCAGGGCGCGTCATGCACTACGGGGTTCGAGAACACGCGATGGGCTCGATCATGAACGGCTTGATCCTGCACGGGGGCATCCGACCGTACGCGGGAACGTTCCTGATCTTCTCCGACTACATGCGGCCCGCGATCCGGCTGGCCAGCCTGATGGGGCAGCCCGTCGTGTACGTCTTCTCGCACGATTCGATCGGGCTCGGTGAGGACGGTCCGACCCACCAGCCGGTGGAACAGCTCGCCGCGCTACGCGCGATTCCCAACCTGGCGGACCTGCGGCCCGGCGACGCGGCGGAGACCGAGATAGCCTGGCGTGTGGCGATCCAGCGCTCCGACGGCCCGAGCTTCCTCGCGCTGAGCCGGCAGAAGGTCGCGGTGCTGGACCGCAGCGGACCGCACGCGTCGGCCGACGGACTGCGCCGCGGTGGCTACGTGCTCACCGAGGCTTCCGCAGACCCGCCCGAGGCGATCCTCATCGCGAGCGGATCGGAGCTCGGGCTGGCGGTCGAGGCCCGAAAACGGCTGGAAGCCGAAGGGGTTCCGACCCGGGTCGTCAGCATGCCGAGCTGGTTCCTGTTCGGGCAGCAGGACCAGAGTTACCGCGACGAGGTGCTGCCGTCGTCGGTAAGCAATCGAATCTCGGTCGAAGCCGGCAGCACATTCGGATGGGAACGCTGGGTGGGATCCGCCGGTCGCTCGATCGGCCTAGACCACTTCGGAGCGTCGGCACCCGCCGACGTGCTCTTCGAGAAATTCGGCTTCACCGTCGATAAGGTCGTGGCGGCGGCAAAGGGAATCACCTAG